One genomic segment of Candidatus Bathyarchaeia archaeon includes these proteins:
- a CDS encoding methyltransferase, with protein MAEIKFYSEGTGKFYRLVKTSTWPFLEISGIRMHRADEVDPKTDAILKIKALGRIYGSVLDCCTGLGYTAILAAKRKNVKEVITIEKDENVILIAKQNPFSKPLFENKKIKLIIGDASQEIRKFGDKRFNFIIHDPPRISIAPELYSLEFYSHFYRVLKDNGRLLHYVGRPGLRQGKRYLKGIIKRLKIAGFTRIRMIDYALSLVVEK; from the coding sequence TTGGCAGAAATAAAATTTTACAGTGAAGGGACTGGAAAATTCTATAGGCTTGTTAAAACTAGTACATGGCCATTTCTTGAGATCTCAGGTATACGCATGCACAGAGCTGATGAGGTTGATCCTAAAACCGATGCCATCTTAAAAATTAAGGCTTTAGGAAGAATTTATGGTTCAGTTCTCGACTGCTGTACTGGGCTGGGTTACACAGCTATTTTAGCAGCCAAAAGAAAGAATGTTAAGGAGGTCATAACTATCGAGAAGGATGAGAACGTTATTTTAATCGCTAAGCAGAACCCATTTTCAAAGCCTTTATTTGAGAACAAAAAGATTAAGCTAATAATTGGAGACGCATCTCAGGAAATAAGAAAATTCGGTGATAAGAGATTTAATTTTATAATTCATGACCCGCCTAGGATAAGCATCGCGCCAGAGCTTTATTCACTGGAATTTTACAGCCACTTCTACAGGGTTCTCAAGGATAATGGAAGACTCCTACATTATGTTGGAAGACCAGGATTAAGGCAAGGAAAAAGGTATTTGAAGGGAATAATTAAGCGTTTAAAGATCGCTGGTTTCACAAGAATTAGGATGATTGATTATGC
- a CDS encoding MBL fold metallo-hydrolase, with protein MVSVTVRWLGHASFHIVADGKSIYVDPYEGRYTEKADIILVTHSHFDHCDTSKIDSARKLNTVIIAPEECARKIGGNVRVLKPGEKTTIGNIVVEAVHAYNVRRFRSPGNPFHPKGLGLGYLITIGDKIIYHAGDTDFIPEMKNLKDRKITLALLPSGGTYTMDNPEAAEAAIAISPEIVIPMHRWDTSPEEFKRKVESASNIKVILLKPGEEYRL; from the coding sequence ATGGTTAGCGTAACAGTTAGATGGCTAGGGCATGCTAGCTTTCATATAGTGGCGGATGGAAAAAGTATTTATGTTGATCCATATGAGGGAAGATATACTGAAAAGGCAGACATAATTCTAGTTACGCATTCCCACTTCGATCATTGTGATACATCTAAAATTGACAGTGCGCGTAAATTGAATACGGTGATTATTGCGCCTGAGGAGTGCGCGAGAAAAATAGGCGGTAATGTTAGGGTTCTTAAGCCAGGTGAGAAGACAACAATTGGCAATATAGTTGTTGAGGCGGTTCACGCATATAATGTGAGACGCTTTAGGTCTCCCGGAAACCCATTCCATCCCAAGGGTCTAGGGCTAGGATACTTAATAACTATAGGTGATAAAATAATTTACCACGCCGGAGACACGGATTTCATTCCAGAAATGAAGAACCTCAAAGATAGGAAAATCACTCTAGCCCTGCTCCCAAGTGGGGGAACATATACAATGGATAATCCTGAGGCAGCTGAGGCAGCTATAGCAATAAGCCCTGAAATAGTAATTCCAATGCATAGATGGGATACGAGTCCGGAAGAATTTAAGAGAAAGGTTGAGTCCGCATCAAATATCAAGGTCATCCTACTCAAGCCAGGAGAAGAATATAGGCTTTAA
- a CDS encoding superoxide dismutase has product MESVQFYVLPQLPYGYGDLAPYMSEEQMRIHHTIHHQAYVNGANAILKRLDDARKGNLDTDVKAALKELSWNIGGHLLHSLFWKNLAPPSRGGGKPGGKLAELIEKEFGSFERFRKEFTQVAVSVEGSGWAALTICGQTGRLLIMQIEKHNINVYPTFPILMVLDVFEHAYYIDYKNRRADFVGAFWNIVNWDEVDKRLEESLKR; this is encoded by the coding sequence ATGGAGTCAGTTCAATTCTATGTTCTGCCGCAGTTGCCCTACGGCTATGGTGATTTAGCGCCATACATGTCTGAGGAGCAAATGCGCATACACCATACGATACATCATCAAGCCTATGTTAATGGAGCAAATGCGATACTTAAAAGGTTGGATGATGCTCGGAAGGGGAATTTGGATACAGATGTAAAGGCTGCTTTAAAGGAGCTTTCATGGAATATAGGGGGACACTTACTACATTCGCTATTCTGGAAGAATCTCGCTCCTCCAAGCAGGGGTGGCGGTAAACCTGGTGGAAAATTAGCCGAACTCATTGAGAAGGAGTTTGGAAGCTTCGAAAGATTTAGAAAAGAGTTTACTCAAGTAGCCGTCAGTGTTGAGGGTTCCGGTTGGGCGGCGCTAACCATATGTGGACAAACCGGCCGCTTACTAATAATGCAGATAGAGAAGCACAATATTAATGTATATCCAACTTTTCCAATCCTAATGGTTTTAGACGTTTTCGAGCATGCCTACTACATAGACTACAAAAATAGAAGAGCGGACTTCGTGGGAGCCTTCTGGAATATAGTTAACTGGGATGAAGTAGATAAAAGACTTGAAGAATCACTGAAGCGATAA
- a CDS encoding rubredoxin, translating into MDKWECQVCGYIYDPEMGDSTQNIAPGTPFEELPENWVCPICGASKNMFRKLK; encoded by the coding sequence TTGGATAAATGGGAGTGTCAAGTCTGTGGTTACATTTATGACCCGGAGATGGGGGATTCCACCCAAAATATAGCGCCCGGGACACCTTTTGAGGAGCTGCCGGAGAATTGGGTTTGCCCAATATGTGGTGCCTCAAAAAATATGTTTAGAAAATTGAAATAA
- a CDS encoding rubrerythrin family protein, with product MRRMTEDNMKSAFAGESQAHMRYLIFAEKAEEEGFKNVARLFRAIAYAELVHATNHYNVLGMIRSTAENLQVAIDREIYEVNEMYPAYNAVAKLQEEKGAQRSTEWALQAEKIHAAMYQRAKQSVESSKDMPLGTIYICSVCGYTSEEEFDRCPICGATKEKVRKF from the coding sequence ATGAGGAGAATGACTGAGGATAACATGAAAAGCGCTTTTGCCGGCGAGAGTCAAGCGCATATGCGCTACCTAATTTTCGCTGAGAAAGCCGAGGAAGAGGGATTTAAGAATGTTGCTAGACTCTTTAGGGCAATAGCCTACGCTGAGCTAGTTCACGCCACTAACCACTATAATGTTCTGGGCATGATACGTAGCACGGCGGAGAATCTTCAGGTGGCTATAGACAGAGAAATATACGAGGTGAATGAGATGTATCCAGCATATAATGCCGTTGCTAAGCTCCAAGAAGAGAAAGGTGCTCAGAGGTCGACTGAGTGGGCACTTCAGGCGGAGAAGATTCATGCAGCAATGTATCAGAGAGCTAAGCAATCTGTTGAGAGCAGCAAGGATATGCCATTAGGGACAATTTACATATGCAGCGTATGTGGCTACACATCGGAGGAAGAATTTGATAGATGCCCAATATGCGGAGCTACAAAGGAGAAAGTAAGGAAATTCTGA
- a CDS encoding Lrp/AsnC family transcriptional regulator, producing the protein MADNTDLAIIRLLQEDASMPFTEIARRLKLSESTVRKRVEKLVQEGVIKKFTIIVEPSKIGLNATAIVGIDVEPPKLLEISQKLCELSEVKYVATSTGDHMIMIEIWARDTKELAKIISEKIGVINGIKKICPAIILEKLKE; encoded by the coding sequence ATGGCAGATAATACTGATTTAGCAATTATCAGACTGTTACAAGAGGATGCTAGTATGCCCTTCACCGAGATTGCCCGCCGACTTAAATTGAGCGAGTCTACGGTTAGAAAGAGAGTAGAGAAACTGGTGCAGGAGGGCGTCATAAAAAAGTTCACAATTATTGTTGAACCATCCAAGATAGGATTAAACGCTACCGCAATAGTTGGTATAGATGTAGAGCCGCCAAAACTTCTGGAGATTTCACAAAAACTATGCGAATTATCTGAAGTAAAATATGTGGCAACATCAACAGGCGACCATATGATAATGATTGAGATATGGGCAAGGGATACAAAAGAGCTGGCGAAAATAATCTCCGAGAAAATAGGCGTAATAAATGGAATTAAGAAGATTTGCCCTGCGATCATCCTCGAGAAATTAAAGGAATAA
- a CDS encoding ferritin-like domain-containing protein → MASKELLDLLNEAIARELQVSIQYMWQHVQWSGVKGLAVQEELKKIAITEMKHAEAIAERLFYLGGIPTTKPAEIFVGKTLKEMIERDVKDEENAIKLYKEIIEEARKENDVTTAFLFEGILKDEEEHHDFFTALLEEI, encoded by the coding sequence TTGGCTTCTAAAGAGCTACTGGATTTATTAAATGAGGCTATAGCGCGGGAGCTCCAAGTGTCCATTCAGTATATGTGGCAGCATGTCCAGTGGAGCGGGGTTAAGGGCTTAGCAGTTCAAGAGGAGCTGAAGAAGATAGCCATAACTGAGATGAAGCATGCTGAAGCTATAGCGGAAAGACTCTTCTACTTAGGCGGCATCCCAACAACTAAACCTGCGGAAATATTTGTGGGGAAGACGTTGAAAGAGATGATTGAGCGGGATGTGAAAGATGAGGAGAACGCAATAAAGCTCTATAAGGAGATAATAGAAGAGGCTCGTAAAGAAAACGATGTAACAACAGCTTTTCTATTTGAGGGAATATTGAAGGATGAGGAAGAACATCATGACTTCTTCACGGCTCTTCTAGAAGAAATTTAA
- a CDS encoding thioredoxin domain-containing protein: MAVVLDVDAEDWEREVLQSDILTIVDFWHERCPWCIRLNPIFEEVAEEYMDKAKFVRFNVLKSPRNRDIALRNGVMGTPTIAFYCSGRYLGSIVGFVPKVHLKQVIEDVMERYRECVRQSTKLE, from the coding sequence ATGGCAGTTGTGCTTGATGTTGATGCTGAGGATTGGGAAAGAGAGGTCTTACAGTCTGACATACTGACTATTGTAGATTTCTGGCACGAACGATGCCCATGGTGTATTAGGTTAAACCCTATCTTTGAGGAAGTTGCGGAGGAATATATGGATAAAGCGAAATTTGTTAGATTTAATGTTCTAAAGAGCCCTAGAAATAGGGATATAGCACTAAGAAATGGTGTTATGGGTACACCTACGATAGCATTTTATTGTAGTGGCAGATATCTTGGCTCAATAGTTGGCTTCGTTCCGAAAGTCCACTTAAAGCAGGTTATTGAAGATGTTATGGAACGTTATAGAGAGTGTGTTAGACAGAGCACAAAGCTGGAGTGA
- a CDS encoding FAD-dependent oxidoreductase, with protein sequence MSVSEKIYNLIIVGAGPAGITAAIYAARKKMNFLVVTKDIGGQVTYPSQVENYTGFQYVTGEELAQKFHEHLKTFNFDLEMEEVKSIKPYNDLFIVKTDYAEYIGKTVIVASGRRPRELNVPGEREFKNRGVTYCATCDAPLFEGMDVAVVGGGNSGLEAVLQLMKIASKVYLIEIMPQLKADPILVEKALASDRVEVWTDTRVLEITGEKTVNGIRVQKGSETILLPVRGVFVEIGSIPNSEIVNFVDKNQWGEIIVSCACETSYPGVFAAGDVTNVPEKQIIVAAGEGCKAALSAFRYLSRKRG encoded by the coding sequence TTGTCAGTTTCTGAGAAAATTTATAATTTAATTATTGTTGGCGCAGGTCCGGCTGGGATAACTGCAGCCATATATGCTGCTAGAAAGAAGATGAACTTTCTTGTAGTGACAAAGGATATTGGCGGTCAGGTAACTTATCCCTCCCAAGTTGAAAATTACACTGGTTTCCAATATGTTACTGGTGAGGAGCTTGCCCAAAAATTCCATGAGCACCTTAAAACATTTAATTTTGACCTCGAGATGGAGGAGGTTAAAAGTATAAAACCTTATAATGATTTATTCATCGTCAAAACTGATTACGCCGAGTATATTGGTAAGACGGTTATAGTTGCGAGTGGCAGAAGACCTAGGGAGTTGAATGTTCCAGGTGAGAGGGAGTTTAAGAATAGGGGTGTGACATATTGCGCAACATGCGATGCACCATTATTTGAGGGTATGGATGTTGCCGTTGTCGGCGGAGGAAACTCTGGGCTTGAAGCTGTCCTTCAGCTCATGAAAATCGCGAGTAAAGTATATTTAATTGAGATAATGCCTCAGCTTAAAGCCGACCCAATACTTGTTGAGAAGGCTCTTGCGTCAGATAGAGTTGAAGTCTGGACAGATACAAGGGTTCTTGAGATAACTGGCGAAAAAACTGTTAATGGTATAAGGGTTCAGAAGGGTAGCGAGACCATATTATTGCCGGTTCGAGGGGTCTTCGTTGAGATAGGCTCTATACCAAACTCGGAAATAGTAAATTTTGTTGATAAGAATCAGTGGGGCGAAATAATTGTTAGCTGTGCATGTGAGACAAGCTATCCAGGCGTATTTGCTGCAGGAGATGTAACAAATGTTCCGGAGAAGCAAATAATAGTAGCGGCTGGAGAGGGTTGTAAAGCGGCTTTATCAGCCTTTAGGTATCTATCTAGAAAAAGAGGTTAG
- a CDS encoding NAD(P)H-dependent oxidoreductase codes for MDLDKPLLIVGFAGSLRKSSYNKMLLRAALELLPKNTKLEILDLNELPLFNQDLEYNMPEVVRWFKSRIKEADALLIATPEYNSSIPGVLKNALDWASRPYKDNSLDGKPVAIMSASTGMLGGARAQTHLRQILASLNAYVVNRPEVIVNFAREKFDADGNLRDENTKTYIRQLLENLVKLAEILKAKVKS; via the coding sequence ATGGACTTAGATAAACCACTACTCATAGTAGGCTTTGCAGGGAGCTTAAGGAAATCATCTTACAATAAGATGCTTCTGCGTGCAGCATTAGAACTGCTGCCTAAAAACACTAAACTTGAGATTCTAGACCTAAATGAGCTCCCACTATTCAACCAAGATCTAGAGTACAATATGCCTGAAGTGGTGAGGTGGTTTAAGAGCAGAATTAAGGAGGCTGATGCACTGCTTATTGCAACGCCAGAATATAATTCTTCTATACCTGGTGTGCTTAAGAATGCTCTTGATTGGGCTTCTAGACCCTATAAGGATAACTCCCTTGATGGCAAGCCAGTTGCAATAATGAGCGCCTCGACAGGCATGCTGGGCGGAGCAAGGGCTCAAACTCATCTACGCCAGATACTTGCTTCTCTTAACGCATACGTGGTGAATAGACCAGAGGTTATAGTAAACTTCGCCAGAGAAAAGTTTGATGCTGACGGAAACCTTAGGGATGAGAATACGAAAACATATATTAGGCAGCTACTGGAGAACCTAGTGAAGTTAGCCGAGATACTAAAGGCCAAAGTTAAATCTTAA
- a CDS encoding AEC family transporter — MTTSITALELYRMCGAPVIEGLKATLKRLSRNPLILSILTGLILSIANINIPEIIAIPLHMLGSTTITLSLFMLGVFPYGRKYANLSKALKLSLTRIIVLPLLATIIASIFNLPRIQTAVLVIMHGVPLAVSMIVLSERYGFYEDIISSLILIESLGAGIYLNLWLLLLNL; from the coding sequence GTGACAACCTCAATTACAGCACTTGAACTCTATAGGATGTGCGGCGCTCCAGTCATAGAGGGGCTTAAAGCAACTTTAAAAAGGCTGTCTAGGAACCCATTGATCCTCTCAATATTGACCGGCTTAATTCTATCAATCGCCAACATAAATATACCGGAGATCATAGCGATACCGCTCCACATGCTTGGAAGCACAACTATAACGCTATCCCTCTTCATGTTAGGCGTCTTCCCATATGGTAGAAAATATGCAAACCTCTCAAAAGCCTTAAAGCTCAGCCTAACAAGAATAATTGTTCTCCCACTTCTAGCAACAATAATCGCATCGATCTTCAATTTGCCAAGGATTCAAACAGCCGTGCTCGTAATCATGCATGGAGTTCCATTAGCTGTCTCAATGATTGTGCTAAGCGAACGATACGGATTCTACGAGGATATAATTTCCTCGCTGATCCTTATAGAATCTCTCGGAGCCGGAATCTACCTAAACCTCTGGCTCCTCCTCCTAAACCTGTAA
- a CDS encoding thioredoxin domain-containing protein: MIAYGCCGVKLENWNDEILRSPILTLVYFWHERCPWCRRFTPIFEKLAAEYDGKVKFAKINVLESEGNRELTEDLGVMGTPTLIFFCEGRPLMHLVGFMSEEDLRRAINDMIGKYRSCLTQSTALKSYIV, translated from the coding sequence GTGATAGCTTATGGTTGTTGTGGAGTTAAGCTGGAGAATTGGAATGATGAGATTCTCCGCTCGCCGATTTTAACATTAGTCTATTTTTGGCATGAGCGCTGCCCCTGGTGCCGGAGGTTTACCCCAATATTCGAGAAGTTGGCAGCCGAATATGATGGAAAGGTTAAGTTTGCTAAGATAAATGTTTTGGAATCTGAGGGTAATAGAGAGCTGACGGAAGATTTAGGCGTTATGGGCACACCCACGCTAATCTTCTTCTGTGAAGGAAGACCATTAATGCATTTAGTTGGCTTTATGTCCGAAGAAGATCTAAGAAGGGCTATTAACGATATGATAGGCAAATACCGATCATGCCTAACACAAAGCACAGCGCTAAAAAGCTATATTGTCTAG
- a CDS encoding DUF6785 family protein — protein MVLEFKTGLTKRAFTFGLIYSIIVVVFVTMASGFTSLNPDATAQAPWDISGPDWTARIHTAPFLYFVMLVPLIVSSLLPKNSKFTQSELTVIYTMIMSSCFLGYTWCLAIYPPLVWLPTGIAQGEPWLSYFLEAAPEIWLPGKDLALMTGFLYGNTPVPWSIWLRPLVYWALWAILYGYIFIFMTALMKKAYTRTLALPFPLAEGAKYLIQTSSAEGAEFSSIFRKKWLWIGFIIGVLIHLMGVFHFYIPEIPFYRPRVDLTPAIQGVLPFSTLILCFDAFYIGACYLLTREILITTIIFTFLIGIVYPSMFVSHFGGPGGMAASAWLVWGYTAMHWWGAPELNFSLQSLVVGVVFGMTIWLIWKARADLKELFILKSSGVSDEIPKKYLWIGLIVTFILYIIILAMASIPVWWTILSMVILAIWQIGVTVWRGDSGMAAGFVMLGTMGGRYVIAITWAITLWILGGAPALAVGMPMQLLAFFIYDQGQGTWAMPFFSMETFKLGELTKARDRDVLLSQLIAYALGIIIVMPLALLCGYTWGILGKWSWTDLQGSAGAWSIQFAAQSVKEGIWHTGPNPPGTPFDISVFVTGLLLSIGFYIIRSRIPAFPLHPAGILLGALFYGQLWVPALIALIAKYITIKVGGTKLYEEKGIPVAVGLIMSMGFIMILEILGRSITGA, from the coding sequence ATGGTCCTAGAATTTAAAACGGGATTAACTAAGAGGGCTTTTACTTTTGGACTAATATACTCTATAATAGTTGTCGTATTTGTTACAATGGCGTCTGGCTTCACATCATTGAACCCTGATGCAACAGCTCAGGCACCTTGGGACATTTCCGGTCCAGATTGGACAGCACGTATACATACGGCTCCCTTTCTATACTTCGTTATGCTGGTTCCGCTTATAGTCTCATCATTGCTTCCAAAAAACTCTAAGTTTACTCAAAGTGAACTTACAGTTATATATACGATGATAATGTCCTCATGTTTCCTAGGGTATACATGGTGTCTTGCGATTTATCCTCCCTTAGTGTGGTTGCCCACAGGAATCGCGCAAGGCGAACCATGGTTAAGCTATTTTCTTGAAGCCGCTCCGGAAATATGGTTGCCAGGAAAAGATTTAGCGCTTATGACTGGTTTCTTATATGGTAATACACCTGTTCCTTGGAGCATTTGGCTGCGTCCCCTAGTATATTGGGCTCTATGGGCAATCTTATATGGATATATTTTCATCTTTATGACAGCGCTGATGAAGAAGGCTTATACTAGAACTTTGGCTTTACCCTTCCCCTTGGCAGAGGGTGCAAAATACCTGATACAGACATCAAGCGCTGAAGGAGCAGAGTTTTCAAGTATATTTCGTAAAAAGTGGCTTTGGATAGGTTTCATTATCGGGGTGCTAATCCATTTAATGGGAGTCTTCCATTTCTATATCCCTGAAATTCCCTTCTATAGACCAAGAGTTGATTTAACGCCTGCTATACAAGGGGTTCTTCCGTTCTCCACATTAATTCTTTGTTTCGATGCATTCTATATAGGCGCTTGCTATCTCCTCACTAGGGAAATATTGATAACTACTATAATCTTCACTTTCCTAATAGGCATAGTTTACCCATCTATGTTCGTATCCCATTTTGGAGGACCGGGCGGAATGGCTGCATCAGCATGGTTAGTATGGGGCTACACGGCTATGCATTGGTGGGGAGCGCCAGAATTAAACTTTTCATTGCAATCTCTTGTAGTAGGCGTAGTTTTCGGAATGACGATATGGCTTATTTGGAAGGCTAGAGCGGATCTCAAAGAACTGTTTATTCTAAAGAGTTCCGGGGTTTCTGATGAAATTCCTAAGAAGTACCTTTGGATCGGTCTAATAGTCACATTCATACTTTACATCATAATCCTTGCAATGGCAAGTATACCGGTATGGTGGACTATCCTCTCAATGGTAATTCTTGCAATTTGGCAGATAGGTGTTACTGTTTGGAGAGGGGATAGTGGAATGGCTGCTGGCTTCGTTATGCTTGGAACAATGGGTGGACGTTACGTTATAGCCATCACATGGGCTATAACACTCTGGATACTTGGAGGTGCACCAGCTCTTGCTGTGGGTATGCCCATGCAGCTACTTGCATTCTTCATATATGATCAAGGACAAGGTACATGGGCTATGCCATTCTTCTCAATGGAGACATTCAAGCTTGGGGAGCTTACAAAAGCAAGGGATAGAGACGTGCTTTTAAGCCAATTAATCGCATACGCGCTAGGTATAATAATTGTTATGCCACTAGCCCTCCTCTGCGGTTATACGTGGGGAATACTTGGGAAATGGAGCTGGACGGATCTGCAGGGATCCGCTGGTGCATGGAGCATACAATTCGCAGCTCAATCCGTTAAAGAAGGAATTTGGCATACTGGTCCTAATCCTCCGGGAACACCCTTTGACATTTCAGTTTTTGTCACCGGACTATTACTTTCTATAGGCTTTTACATTATCCGCTCTAGAATCCCAGCTTTTCCATTACATCCTGCTGGTATTCTTCTAGGCGCTCTCTTCTATGGACAACTTTGGGTGCCGGCTCTGATAGCGTTAATCGCGAAGTACATAACCATAAAAGTTGGCGGAACAAAGCTATACGAGGAGAAAGGGATTCCAGTAGCCGTTGGCTTAATAATGAGTATGGGATTCATAATGATCTTAGAAATCCTTGGGCGCTCAATAACAGGTGCGTGA